In Oncorhynchus nerka isolate Pitt River linkage group LG26, Oner_Uvic_2.0, whole genome shotgun sequence, one DNA window encodes the following:
- the LOC115109845 gene encoding 3-mercaptopyruvate sulfurtransferase-like, whose amino-acid sequence MAVQTQELVSAKWLADVIKSNLIGPNLQILDTSWHVPILKRDANAEFNQQHIPGTSFFDIDKCSDKTSSMDHMLPTANYFAEYVGGLGIGNDTHVVVYDTSDFGSFSAPRVWWMFRLFGHNSVSVLDGGMKNWLAEGHPVTAEYTKPRRAVFKATANQSWVKSYDDVLKNIETKQVQVIDTRPAGMFRGTEPELRDDIEPGHIPGTINMPFTKFMDASGKELELEVLAKMFQESAVDLEKPFWVTCGSGVTACHVVLAAHLLGHSGSVSVYDGSWYEWFKRAAPEHVISEGKGKQV is encoded by the exons ATGGCGGTGCAAACCCAGGAGCTTGTTTCAGCCAAATGGCTTGCAGATGTGATAAAGAGCAACCTTATTGGACCGAATCTTCAAATTCTGGATACATCCTGGCATGTACCGATATTAAAACGCGATGCAAATGCGGAATTTAACCAACAGCACATACCTGGAACTTCGTTCTTTGATATTGACAAATGTTCTGACAAAACTTCCTCGATGGACCATATGCTCCCAACTGCAAACTACTTTGCAGAGTATGTGGGGGGTTTAGGTATAGGAAACGATACACATGTAGTAGTGTACGATACCAGCGATTTTGGGTCATTCAGCGCACCCCGAGTGTGGTGGATGTTCCGATTATTTGGGCACAATTCTGTATCGGTCCTGGACGGGGGTATGAAGAATTGGCTGGCCGAGGGGCATCCTGTCACTGCAGAATACACCAAGCCAAGACGTGCGGTCTTCAAGGCGACCGCCAATCAATCATGGGTCAAGTCATATGATGATGTGCTGAAAAACATTGAGACCAAACAGGTGCAAGTTATTGACACAAGACCCGCCGGCATGTTCCGGGGAACTGAACCAGAACTAAGAGATG ATATTGAACCTGGCCACATTCCTGGTACTATCAACATGCCTTTTACCAAGTTCATGGATGCCTCAGGCAAGGAGTTGGAGCTTGAAGTGCTGGCAAAAATGTTCCAGGAGTCAGCGGTGGACTTGGAGAAACCTTTCTGGGTAACCTGTGGGTCAGGGGTCACTGCATGCCACGTGGTTCTGGCTGCTCACCTGCTGGGACATTCAGGGTCAGTGTCTGTGTATGACGGGTCATGGTATGAATGGTTCAAAAGGGCTGCACCGGAGCATGTCATCTCTGAGGGCAAGGGGAAGCAAGTGTGA
- the LOC115109846 gene encoding 3-mercaptopyruvate sulfurtransferase-like, whose product MAAQTRALVSAKWLADAIKSNLIGPNLRILDTSWYLAKLKRDANAEFNQQHIPGTSFFDIDKCSDKTSSMDHMLPTANYFAEYVGGLGIGNDTHVVVYDTSDFGSFSAPRVWWMFRLFGHNSVSVLDGGMKNWLAEGHPVTAEYTKPERADFKATANHSWVKSYEDVLKNIETKQVQVIDARSAGRFRGTEPEPRDDIEPGHIPGTINMPFTKFMDASGKELELEVLTKMFQESGVDLEKPFWVTCGSGVTACHVVLAAHLLGHSGSVSVYDGSWSEWFKRAAPEHVISEGKGKQV is encoded by the exons ATGGCGGCGCAAACCCGGGCGCTTGTTTCAGCCAAATGGCTTGCAGATGCGATAAAAAGCAACCTTATTGGACCGAATCTTCGAATTCTGGATACGTCCTGGTATCTAGCGAAATTAAAACGCGATGCAAATGCAGAATTTAACCAACAGCACATACCTGGAACTTCGTTCTTTGATATTGACAAATGCTCTGACAAAACTTCCTCGATGGACCATATGCTCCCAACTGCAAACTACTTTGCAGAGTATGTGGGGGGTTTAGGTATAGGAAACGATACACATGTAGTAGTGTACGATACCAGCGATTTTGGGTCATTCAGCGCACCCCGAGTGTGGTGGATGTTCCGATTATTTGGGCACAATTCTGTATCGGTCCTGGACGGGGGTATGAAGAATTGGCTGGCCGAAGGGCATCCGGTCACTGCAGAATACACCAAGCCAGAACGTGCGGACTTCAAGGCGACCGCCAATCATTCTTGGGTCAAGTCGTATGAAGATGTGCTGAAAAACATCGAGACGAAACAGGTGCAAGTGATTGACGCAAGATCCGCCGGCAGGTTCCGGGGAACCGAACCAGAACCAAGAGATG acattgAACCTGGCCACATTCCTGGTACTATCAACATGCCTTTTACCAAGTTCATGGATGCCTCAGGCAAGGAGTTGGAGCTTGAAGTGCTGACAAAAATGTTCCAGGAGTCAGGGGTGGACTTGGAGAAACCTTTCTGGGTAACCTGTGGGTCAGGGGTCACTGCATGCCACGTGGTTCTGGCTGCTCACCTGCTGGGACATTCAGGGTCAGTGTCTGTGTATGACGGGTCATGGTCTGAATGGTTCAAAAGGGCTGCACCGGAGCATGTCATCTCTGAGGGCAAGGGGAAGCAAGTGTGA